In Pseudomonas sp. R76, one genomic interval encodes:
- a CDS encoding ATP-binding cassette domain-containing protein produces the protein MTDVNRLPVLVSLQHLTFQFADGATLLEDLTLSIDHTPTGIVGRNGRGKSILAKLIAGLLAPSSGTLKGSASVAYVAQTLAVQPGATLADVTGTAEVLAALERMARGEPQAHDLALIDDRWDLAQQLRTALDAAGLPHLDAHTPAEQLSGGQLARIAVIGALLATPQLLILDEPTNHLDSVGRDWLLSVLGAWRGGLVVVSHDRQLLNAMGRIIELSPLGVQVYGGNYDAYRLQRDAQQHAALAALEHARLARSRERRRLQKDHDSLQRNAARARKHAETANVTGFTKARWKGAAKEIVSTVRSEHRAYKHELDGQVRQAYERVVDEPPTLLALPGSAVPNGRHVLTLHNAQLPWLAPQAPSTYLTLNLMGPLRIAVCGPNGCGKSTLLKLLADHWQAVSGECSVYVPSAYIDQHLALLDDHRSIVEQLNLLDTPLAEAELRTRLALLHLDALQVTQPAGRLSGGERLKAAMAIALWREVPAQLLLLDEPTNHLDLQSVLAFEQALQGFNGAMMVVSHDEAFVQAIRPTHHLNWQAEGWRLQGV, from the coding sequence ATGACTGACGTCAACCGGCTGCCCGTACTCGTTTCCCTGCAACACCTGACATTCCAGTTCGCCGATGGCGCGACCTTGCTGGAAGACCTCACCCTGTCGATCGATCACACGCCCACCGGGATTGTCGGCCGTAATGGCCGTGGCAAAAGCATCCTCGCCAAACTGATCGCCGGGCTGCTGGCGCCCTCCTCCGGCACGCTGAAAGGCTCGGCCAGCGTGGCCTACGTCGCGCAGACACTCGCTGTTCAACCCGGTGCAACCCTCGCCGATGTGACGGGCACCGCCGAGGTATTGGCCGCCCTTGAACGCATGGCCCGGGGCGAACCCCAGGCGCACGACCTGGCGCTGATCGACGACCGCTGGGACCTCGCCCAGCAGCTGCGCACTGCGCTGGACGCCGCAGGCTTGCCCCACCTCGATGCGCACACGCCAGCCGAGCAACTCAGCGGCGGCCAACTGGCCAGAATCGCAGTGATCGGTGCGCTGTTGGCAACGCCGCAACTGCTGATTCTTGATGAGCCCACCAACCACCTCGACAGCGTCGGCCGTGACTGGCTGCTGAGCGTCCTCGGCGCGTGGCGCGGCGGCCTGGTGGTGGTCAGTCATGATCGGCAGTTGCTCAACGCCATGGGCCGCATCATTGAACTCTCGCCACTGGGTGTTCAGGTGTACGGCGGCAACTATGATGCCTACCGCTTGCAGCGCGACGCGCAGCAACACGCCGCCCTCGCCGCCCTGGAACACGCACGCCTGGCGCGTAGCCGCGAGCGCCGTCGCCTGCAAAAAGATCATGACAGCCTGCAGCGCAATGCCGCCCGCGCGCGTAAGCACGCAGAAACCGCCAACGTCACCGGGTTTACCAAGGCACGCTGGAAAGGCGCCGCGAAGGAGATTGTCAGCACTGTGCGCAGTGAACATCGCGCGTATAAACATGAACTGGATGGGCAGGTGCGCCAGGCCTATGAACGCGTCGTCGATGAACCGCCGACGCTGTTGGCCCTGCCCGGCTCGGCAGTGCCCAACGGCCGTCACGTACTGACGCTGCATAACGCCCAACTGCCGTGGCTGGCCCCGCAAGCGCCTTCAACTTACCTCACGCTCAACCTCATGGGCCCGCTACGCATTGCCGTGTGCGGGCCGAATGGTTGCGGTAAATCCACGCTGCTCAAGCTGCTGGCGGATCACTGGCAGGCAGTCAGCGGCGAATGCAGTGTGTACGTGCCCAGCGCGTATATCGATCAGCACCTGGCATTGCTGGACGACCATCGCTCCATCGTCGAACAGCTCAACCTGCTCGATACGCCCTTGGCCGAAGCCGAACTGCGCACGCGCCTGGCGTTGCTGCATCTGGACGCACTGCAGGTGACGCAGCCGGCAGGCCGATTGAGTGGCGGTGAGCGCCTGAAAGCCGCCATGGCGATTGCCTTGTGGCGCGAGGTGCCGGCGCAGTTGCTGTTGTTGGATGAGCCGACCAACCACTTGGACCTGCAGTCGGTACTCGCCTTTGAACAGGCGTTGCAGGGTTTTAACGGGGCGATGATGGTGGTGTCCCATGACGAGGCGTTTGTGCAAGCTATCCGGCCGACGCACCATTTGAACTGGCAAGCTGAAGGCTGGCGACTGCAAGGTGTGTGA
- a CDS encoding arsenic transporter produces MLVAIAIFIFTIVLVIWQPKGLGVGWSATMGAILALACGVISLADIPVVWHIIWNATGTFVALIIISLLLDEAGFFAWTALHVARWGRGRGRRLFAYMVLLGALVSALFANDGAALILTPIVMSMLLALRFSPAATLAFVMGAGFIADTASLPLVVSNLVNIVSADYFKIGFNEYAAVMVPVNVVSVAATLAVLLWFFRRDIPQAYDPADLDDPTSAIHDRATFRAGWWVLGILLIGCFALEPLGIPISAISAVCAVLLLVIAAKGHKISTRKVLKDAPWQIVIFSLGMYLVVYGLRNAGLTTYLATWLDTFATYGVWGAAMGTGVLTALLSSAMNNLPTVLIGALSIESSHAVGVVKDAMIYANVIGSDLGPKITPIGSLATLLWLHILARKGITITWGYYFKVGIVLTLPVLLITLAALALRLSI; encoded by the coding sequence ATGCTTGTCGCAATTGCGATTTTTATCTTCACCATCGTTTTGGTCATCTGGCAGCCCAAAGGCTTGGGCGTTGGCTGGAGTGCAACCATGGGCGCGATCCTGGCCCTAGCGTGCGGGGTGATCAGCCTGGCGGATATCCCGGTGGTGTGGCACATCATCTGGAACGCCACCGGCACCTTTGTTGCGCTGATCATCATCAGCCTGCTGCTCGATGAGGCCGGGTTCTTCGCCTGGACCGCGTTGCATGTGGCGCGTTGGGGCCGAGGGCGTGGCCGGCGCCTGTTCGCCTATATGGTGCTGCTCGGTGCGTTGGTGTCGGCACTGTTTGCCAACGACGGCGCGGCGTTGATCCTCACGCCCATCGTGATGTCGATGCTGCTGGCCCTGCGCTTTTCCCCGGCGGCGACCCTGGCCTTCGTGATGGGCGCGGGGTTTATCGCCGACACGGCGAGCTTGCCGCTGGTGGTGTCGAACCTGGTGAACATCGTCTCGGCGGATTATTTCAAGATCGGCTTCAACGAGTACGCGGCGGTGATGGTGCCGGTGAACGTCGTCAGCGTTGCAGCAACCCTGGCAGTGTTGCTGTGGTTCTTCCGCCGCGACATTCCACAGGCCTATGACCCGGCAGACCTGGATGACCCGACCAGCGCCATCCATGACCGTGCGACCTTTCGCGCCGGTTGGTGGGTGCTTGGTATTTTGTTGATCGGCTGTTTCGCCCTGGAACCGCTGGGCATTCCCATCAGTGCGATTTCCGCCGTGTGCGCTGTGCTCCTGCTGGTGATCGCCGCCAAGGGCCACAAAATCTCCACGCGCAAAGTGCTGAAAGACGCCCCGTGGCAAATCGTGATCTTTTCCCTGGGCATGTACCTGGTGGTCTACGGCCTGCGTAACGCCGGCTTGACCACCTACCTGGCGACCTGGCTCGACACCTTCGCCACCTACGGCGTGTGGGGCGCAGCCATGGGCACCGGCGTGCTGACCGCGCTGCTGTCGTCGGCGATGAACAACTTGCCGACGGTGCTGATCGGCGCGCTGTCCATCGAATCCAGCCATGCCGTGGGCGTGGTCAAGGACGCGATGATCTACGCCAACGTCATCGGCAGCGACCTGGGCCCGAAAATCACCCCGATCGGCAGCCTGGCCACCTTGTTGTGGCTGCATATCCTCGCGCGCAAAGGCATCACCATCACCTGGGGTTACTACTTCAAGGTCGGGATTGTGCTGACCTTGCCCGTGCTGTTGATCACCCTGGCCGCACTCGCTTTGCGCCTGAGCATTTGA
- a CDS encoding AzlC family ABC transporter permease, whose amino-acid sequence MPTALPHYAFGRGAIAVIPLSLACAPWGLLAGSMAIDAQFTPLQAQGLSAIVFAGAAQLVAIGMVKSGASLISIVLTTLLLTSQHLLYGMHMRPTLSSLNARWRMSLGFLLTDEFFALVNHYDRETFNRWYALGVGLTFYIIWNLFTLAGIVLGKSIPGLDQLGLEFSIAATFIALITPVVRDVPTVVCVAVSLLCSVWLSYLHWESAVVVSGVLGMSAGFACKRLGVGQR is encoded by the coding sequence ATGCCTACAGCCTTACCTCATTACGCCTTCGGGCGCGGCGCGATTGCCGTCATTCCGTTATCTCTTGCTTGTGCGCCTTGGGGGCTGCTGGCCGGTTCCATGGCCATCGATGCGCAATTTACCCCGCTGCAGGCCCAAGGTTTGTCCGCCATCGTGTTTGCCGGTGCCGCGCAGTTAGTCGCAATCGGCATGGTCAAAAGTGGCGCCAGCCTGATTTCAATCGTGCTGACCACCTTGCTGCTGACTTCCCAGCATCTGCTCTATGGCATGCACATGCGCCCGACATTGTCGTCGCTCAACGCGCGGTGGCGCATGAGCCTGGGGTTTTTGCTGACCGACGAATTCTTTGCGCTGGTCAATCACTATGACCGTGAGACGTTCAACCGCTGGTACGCCCTGGGCGTCGGCCTGACGTTCTATATCATCTGGAACCTGTTTACCCTGGCCGGCATCGTGCTGGGCAAAAGCATTCCCGGCCTGGACCAGTTGGGGCTGGAGTTTTCGATTGCCGCGACCTTTATCGCCTTGATCACCCCGGTGGTACGCGACGTGCCCACGGTGGTGTGTGTGGCGGTGTCGCTGTTGTGCTCGGTGTGGTTGAGTTACTTGCACTGGGAGTCGGCGGTGGTGGTGTCGGGTGTGTTGGGGATGAGCGCGGGGTTTGCCTGCAAGCGGCTGGGAGTGGGGCAGCGATGA
- a CDS encoding LysE family transporter: MLTIFVYALVFGFVFCLSPGAVLAETLRRGLLHGFTPALLVQVGSLVGDAVWAVIGLTGIALLIQHDAVRVPLTVVCALYLAWLGVRSLLDAWHLPATDTAPASSGQNALAVGAAISLANPKNIVYWGALGSALSGIVGATPSHGQTLMFFAGFMLASVLSCFLIAALVNLLRNNASPLWQRISYGACGVVLIYLAVLAAQGI, encoded by the coding sequence ATGTTGACGATCTTCGTTTACGCATTGGTATTCGGTTTTGTGTTTTGCCTCTCCCCGGGCGCGGTGCTGGCCGAGACGTTGCGCCGAGGCCTGCTCCACGGCTTTACCCCGGCCTTGCTGGTACAGGTCGGCTCGCTGGTGGGCGACGCCGTGTGGGCAGTCATTGGCCTCACCGGTATCGCCCTGCTGATTCAGCATGACGCGGTGCGTGTGCCGCTGACTGTCGTATGCGCGCTGTACCTGGCCTGGCTGGGCGTGCGCAGTTTGCTCGATGCCTGGCACTTGCCCGCAACGGACACCGCACCGGCCAGCTCCGGGCAGAACGCGCTGGCGGTGGGTGCGGCGATTTCCCTGGCTAACCCGAAGAACATCGTCTACTGGGGCGCGCTGGGCAGCGCCTTGTCCGGCATCGTCGGCGCCACGCCGAGCCATGGGCAAACCCTGATGTTTTTTGCCGGGTTCATGTTGGCGTCGGTGCTCTCATGTTTTCTGATCGCAGCGTTGGTCAATCTGTTACGCAATAACGCATCGCCGCTGTGGCAGCGCATCAGTTACGGTGCGTGTGGCGTAGTGTTGATCTATCTGGCTGTTCTGGCGGCACAGGGTATATGA
- a CDS encoding AraC family transcriptional regulator, producing MSAVQHAWLGNYEVSSTTCTGLTFARHSHDECVIGVNLVGEEKVWLDRREFDAGPGSITLYNPGQIQGGGAADCAPWQFVSLYITAAQLAADLGLAHVEFERSLCFQPELAQRLAAAVKGALSGDVLVRELNEDALVLLLGEVVGVSGVRLPGAAKTGTSLISRAQELLAAQLHQSTPLEQLGDELGLSKFHLLRTFQKETGLSPRQWAMQLRTCRAKGLLRNGASASAVAHDLGFADQSHLNRHFRAAYGITPGRYQSVLKR from the coding sequence ATGAGCGCCGTGCAACACGCCTGGCTGGGCAATTACGAAGTCAGCAGCACCACCTGCACCGGCCTGACCTTTGCCCGCCACAGCCATGATGAATGCGTGATCGGCGTAAACCTCGTGGGCGAGGAAAAAGTCTGGCTCGACCGCCGCGAATTCGACGCCGGCCCCGGCAGTATTACCTTGTACAACCCAGGGCAGATTCAGGGTGGCGGCGCGGCGGACTGCGCGCCTTGGCAGTTCGTCAGCCTGTACATCACGGCTGCTCAGTTAGCGGCGGATCTAGGCCTGGCGCATGTGGAATTTGAACGCTCGCTGTGCTTTCAACCCGAGCTGGCGCAGCGCCTGGCGGCGGCGGTAAAAGGCGCCTTGAGCGGCGATGTATTGGTGCGCGAACTGAATGAAGACGCTTTGGTTTTGCTGCTGGGTGAAGTGGTCGGCGTGAGCGGTGTGCGCCTGCCCGGCGCGGCGAAAACCGGCACCAGCCTGATCAGCCGCGCGCAGGAATTGCTCGCCGCACAGTTGCACCAGTCGACGCCTCTGGAGCAATTGGGCGATGAACTGGGCCTGTCCAAATTCCACCTGTTGCGTACCTTTCAGAAAGAAACAGGGTTAAGCCCCAGGCAATGGGCCATGCAACTGCGCACCTGCCGTGCCAAAGGCCTGTTGCGCAACGGCGCCTCGGCCAGCGCCGTCGCCCATGACCTGGGCTTTGCCGACCAGAGCCACCTCAATCGACATTTCCGTGCCGCGTATGGCATCACGCCAGGCCGCTATCAAAGCGTGTTGAAGCGCTAA
- a CDS encoding arsenate reductase ArsC — protein MKVLFMCTANSCRSFLSEAVFNHLAPQGFEAISSGSFPKGQVLPRSLSTLQAAGISTEGLYSKGNDAFEGSPPDVVITVCDKAAGEACPVYFGPAVKAHWGLEDPSELHADDARVDAAFNATLDIIATRCQAFFALPFAQLSPPELKAELDRIAQL, from the coding sequence ATGAAAGTCCTGTTTATGTGTACCGCCAATAGCTGCCGCAGCTTCTTGTCCGAGGCGGTGTTCAACCATTTGGCGCCGCAGGGCTTCGAAGCGATCAGCTCCGGCAGCTTCCCCAAGGGCCAGGTGCTGCCGCGCAGCCTGAGCACGCTGCAGGCGGCGGGTATCAGCACCGAAGGGCTGTACAGCAAGGGCAATGATGCCTTTGAAGGCAGCCCGCCGGACGTGGTCATCACCGTGTGTGACAAGGCGGCCGGGGAAGCCTGCCCGGTATATTTCGGCCCGGCGGTTAAAGCGCACTGGGGGTTGGAAGACCCGTCGGAACTGCACGCTGACGACGCCCGCGTCGACGCCGCGTTTAACGCCACACTCGACATCATCGCCACACGTTGCCAGGCGTTTTTCGCCCTGCCCTTTGCTCAACTCAGCCCGCCTGAATTGAAAGCTGAACTCGACCGCATCGCGCAGTTGTAG
- a CDS encoding AzlD domain-containing protein translates to MIYVMIVAMGLVVFFNRYVFIEPRLPVRLNRGAREFLGFAVPGMLTAICGPIIFLADHTLNLSPANPYLLAGICAVALMFWTRSVLITVLLSMGLFYLFRWWL, encoded by the coding sequence ATGATTTACGTGATGATTGTGGCCATGGGCCTGGTGGTGTTTTTCAACCGCTACGTGTTCATTGAGCCGCGGTTGCCGGTGCGGCTCAATCGCGGCGCGCGGGAGTTTCTCGGGTTCGCGGTGCCGGGGATGCTGACGGCGATTTGTGGGCCGATTATTTTTCTCGCCGACCACACGCTCAACCTGAGCCCGGCCAATCCTTACTTGCTGGCGGGTATCTGCGCGGTGGCATTGATGTTCTGGACGCGCAGTGTGTTGATCACGGTGCTGCTGAGCATGGGGTTGTTCTATCTGTTTCGCTGGTGGCTCTGA
- a CDS encoding metalloregulator ArsR/SmtB family transcription factor — protein sequence MPDLISPPTLFKCLADATRARLTLLILREGELCVCELIHALDDSQPKISRHLAQLRSCGLLLDRRQGQWVYYRINPALPTWVTHVLETTLQANQPWLQNDAQRLDAMGDRPQRASTCC from the coding sequence ATGCCGGACCTTATCTCCCCGCCCACCCTGTTCAAATGCCTGGCCGATGCCACCCGCGCGCGATTGACGTTATTGATCCTGCGTGAAGGCGAACTTTGCGTGTGCGAACTGATCCATGCTCTGGACGACAGCCAGCCAAAAATCTCCCGTCACCTGGCGCAACTGCGCAGTTGCGGGCTTTTGCTGGACCGTCGTCAGGGCCAATGGGTCTATTACCGCATCAACCCGGCACTGCCCACTTGGGTGACACACGTGCTGGAAACTACCTTGCAAGCCAACCAGCCATGGTTGCAAAACGACGCGCAGCGTCTTGATGCAATGGGCGACAGACCACAACGGGCCAGCACCTGCTGCTGA
- the arsH gene encoding arsenical resistance protein ArsH, producing the protein MTTLPNLDTTLVNPMPAEPPHPPRILLLYGSTRARSFSRLLVEEAARLLRHFGADTRVFNPSGLPLPDDAPNDHPKVQELLDLMQWSEGQVWCSPERHGSMSAVFKAQLDWVPLALGAVRPTQGKTLAVMQVSGGSQSFNTVNQLRVLGRWMRMFTIPNQSSVPKAFMEFDDQDRMKPSALYDRVVDVMEELVKFTLLLRDRPDLVDRYSERKESAAELSQRVNQRSI; encoded by the coding sequence ATGACCACCCTGCCCAATCTCGACACAACGCTCGTCAACCCGATGCCTGCCGAACCGCCGCACCCGCCGCGCATTCTGTTGCTTTACGGCTCCACGCGCGCGCGCTCATTCAGCCGCTTGCTGGTCGAGGAAGCCGCGCGCCTGTTGCGTCACTTCGGTGCCGATACGCGAGTTTTCAACCCGTCCGGTCTGCCGCTGCCGGACGATGCGCCCAACGATCACCCCAAGGTTCAGGAGCTGCTGGACCTGATGCAATGGTCTGAAGGCCAGGTGTGGTGCTCGCCGGAACGTCACGGCTCGATGTCGGCGGTATTCAAGGCACAACTCGACTGGGTACCACTGGCCCTCGGCGCCGTGCGGCCCACGCAGGGCAAAACCTTGGCGGTAATGCAAGTGTCCGGCGGTTCGCAATCGTTCAACACCGTTAACCAACTGCGCGTACTGGGGCGTTGGATGCGCATGTTCACCATCCCCAATCAATCCTCGGTGCCCAAGGCGTTCATGGAGTTCGATGACCAGGACCGCATGAAGCCTTCCGCGCTCTATGATCGTGTCGTCGATGTGATGGAGGAATTGGTGAAGTTCACCCTGTTGCTGCGCGATCGCCCTGATCTGGTCGACCGCTACTCGGAACGCAAGGAAAGCGCCGCTGAACTGTCACAGCGCGTCAATCAGCGGTCGATCTGA
- a CDS encoding YoaK family protein: protein MLPAARTPYANAALAHRQRWRGRVGLMLVASLSVLAGMTDAIGFMASGDFVSFMSGNTTRLAVAIGAGDVGLSGRLLLLVAMFVVGNALGVVVSRLAKRHALPLLLCIAALLCGAALWPLVDTLPALLAAIIAMGMLNAAVEEVNGLPVGLTYVTGALSRFGRGLGRWMLGERRNGWRVQLIPWAGMFVGAVIGALLEQQLGLKALLVSGALAAVLGVVSLKIPRRWHLGYMPR, encoded by the coding sequence ATGCTGCCTGCAGCGCGTACACCCTACGCCAATGCCGCCCTCGCCCATCGTCAGCGTTGGCGAGGGCGGGTCGGTTTAATGTTGGTGGCGAGCCTTTCCGTGCTGGCCGGCATGACCGATGCCATCGGCTTTATGGCCAGCGGCGATTTTGTCTCGTTCATGAGCGGCAATACCACGCGGCTGGCGGTGGCGATTGGCGCGGGTGATGTGGGCCTGTCGGGACGCTTGCTGTTGCTGGTCGCGATGTTCGTGGTCGGCAACGCCCTGGGCGTGGTGGTCAGCCGCCTGGCCAAACGGCATGCGCTGCCTTTGCTGTTGTGCATTGCGGCGTTGTTGTGCGGCGCGGCCTTGTGGCCTTTAGTCGATACCTTGCCGGCGTTGCTCGCAGCGATTATCGCCATGGGCATGCTCAATGCGGCCGTGGAAGAGGTCAACGGGTTGCCGGTGGGCCTGACGTATGTGACGGGCGCGCTGTCACGCTTTGGTCGCGGGCTGGGGCGCTGGATGCTGGGGGAGCGGCGCAATGGTTGGCGGGTGCAGTTGATCCCGTGGGCCGGAATGTTTGTCGGCGCGGTGATCGGCGCACTGCTGGAGCAGCAACTGGGCCTCAAGGCGCTGCTGGTCAGTGGCGCATTGGCGGCGGTGCTGGGGGTGGTGTCGCTGAAGATTCCCCGGCGCTGGCACTTGGGTTACATGCCGCGATAA
- a CDS encoding lipoprotein, whose translation MRKVVIGALIVAALSGCAGSKMKEARTGTPYKTLASEKAPLVVAQCIQFGWQDEAVFGVDAGGFKEPLETGGFTVYTTGGDYFVDVRSAGAGSSVNYFAGDDTMPAKRRLAALATCL comes from the coding sequence ATGCGGAAGGTGGTAATTGGCGCACTGATAGTGGCAGCACTGTCCGGTTGCGCGGGCTCGAAGATGAAGGAGGCGCGCACCGGTACGCCTTACAAAACCCTGGCGTCGGAAAAGGCCCCACTGGTGGTTGCCCAATGCATCCAGTTCGGCTGGCAGGACGAAGCGGTATTCGGCGTTGACGCCGGTGGCTTCAAGGAACCGCTCGAAACCGGCGGCTTCACGGTGTACACCACCGGCGGCGACTATTTTGTCGACGTGCGCAGCGCAGGCGCCGGTTCCAGCGTGAACTACTTCGCGGGCGACGACACGATGCCGGCTAAACGCCGCCTCGCCGCACTCGCGACTTGCCTGTAG
- a CDS encoding DNA topoisomerase IB: MPDAALPADLPRDLHYVDDTQPGIRRKKVRGKFQYVDAKGQTITDADEIKRLNALAVPPAYTDVWICADPRGHLQATGRDARGRKQYRYHARWREVRDTDKYSRLQEFGNALPKLRKQLEAQIAEPGFTREKVLATVVMLLDATLIRVGNTQYARDNKSYGLTTLRTRHVDIKGSEIKFQFRGKSGVEHQISVKDRRLASVVKRCLELPGQNLFQYLDEDGERHTVSSHDVNAYLHSLTGADFTAKDYRTWAGTAMALAVLRELQWQPESDAKRHVVAMVKDVAKQLGNTPAVCRKCYIHPAVLEHFSLGELSKLPKPRVRKGLKAEEVALAMFLEQLAADLPKKAKVG; encoded by the coding sequence ATGCCCGACGCCGCGCTGCCTGCCGACCTGCCCCGCGACTTGCATTACGTTGACGACACCCAACCCGGGATCCGCCGCAAGAAGGTGCGCGGCAAGTTCCAGTATGTCGACGCCAAAGGCCAGACCATCACCGATGCCGATGAAATCAAACGCCTGAATGCTCTGGCCGTGCCGCCGGCCTACACCGATGTATGGATCTGCGCCGACCCGCGTGGCCATCTGCAAGCCACCGGCCGCGATGCGCGCGGGCGCAAGCAGTACCGCTATCACGCGCGCTGGCGTGAAGTGCGCGATACCGACAAGTATTCGCGCCTGCAAGAGTTCGGCAACGCCTTGCCGAAACTGCGTAAACAATTGGAGGCGCAAATCGCCGAGCCCGGCTTCACCCGGGAAAAAGTCCTGGCCACGGTGGTGATGCTGCTGGACGCGACACTGATCCGCGTCGGCAATACGCAATACGCCCGCGATAACAAATCCTACGGGCTGACCACCTTGCGCACCCGCCATGTGGACATCAAGGGCAGCGAGATCAAGTTTCAGTTTCGCGGCAAGAGCGGCGTCGAGCATCAGATCAGCGTCAAGGACCGGCGCCTGGCCTCGGTGGTCAAGCGTTGCCTCGAATTGCCCGGGCAAAACCTGTTTCAGTACTTGGATGAGGACGGCGAACGCCATACCGTCAGCTCCCACGACGTTAACGCTTACCTGCACAGCCTCACCGGCGCAGACTTCACCGCCAAGGACTATCGCACCTGGGCCGGCACCGCCATGGCGCTGGCGGTGTTGCGCGAATTGCAGTGGCAGCCCGAGTCGGATGCCAAGCGCCATGTGGTGGCAATGGTCAAGGACGTCGCCAAACAGCTGGGCAACACCCCGGCGGTGTGCCGCAAGTGCTATATCCACCCGGCCGTGCTGGAGCATTTCAGCCTTGGCGAGCTGTCCAAACTGCCCAAGCCACGGGTGCGCAAGGGCTTGAAAGCCGAAGAAGTCGCACTGGCGATGTTCCTCGAGCAACTGGCTGCGGACTTGCCGAAGAAAGCCAAGGTGGGTTAG